The Methanothrix soehngenii GP6 genome has a window encoding:
- a CDS encoding helix-turn-helix transcriptional regulator produces the protein MKNRVRVYRAINDLTQEELAKKIGVTRQTVLAIEKGKYSPSLDLAFKMAKIFGVKIEEIFIYEDPQEKNDVEGI, from the coding sequence ATGAAGAATAGAGTCAGGGTTTATCGGGCCATAAACGATCTAACACAGGAGGAACTTGCCAAAAAGATTGGAGTGACCAGACAGACAGTGTTAGCCATCGAAAAGGGCAAATATAGCCCATCTCTAGACCTTGCCTTTAAAATGGCGAAGATCTTCGGCGTTAAAATTGAGGAGATTTTCATCTATGAAGATCCTCAGGAGAAAAACGACGTAGAAGGCATTTAG
- a CDS encoding cyanobactin maturation protease PatG family protein, producing MEEKEAKDKLASLPVNQAPCQESQENKASSQGMAKRSCGCGEDAKAKGTNAPQYVYALGKIEPRFRSMAVEREFVQATGRAETTGLTDQQAFYSVLSKKENRYLVRDLCWTLAIEGVAAYILLPKDPLDFDRLVESVKPQQDKAGIDVVVGSKGPVALPEMCAGLQVPIVGFDQLFSFNREEFIRSIPRPESIPEKQEEKFRAAANELFDRILQMADNTGATDEHRALNYLAVRYPAIYANAAEEFERNFSLTGVEARPSRLSGERKIVSVIFSYTNRETDVTEKFFVRVDVSEEFPFMVTKMAPYYDR from the coding sequence ATGGAAGAAAAAGAAGCAAAAGATAAGCTGGCAAGCCTGCCTGTGAACCAGGCACCTTGTCAGGAGAGCCAGGAAAACAAAGCCTCCTCTCAAGGAATGGCAAAGCGTAGCTGTGGATGCGGAGAAGATGCGAAAGCCAAGGGCACAAATGCGCCCCAATACGTCTATGCCCTTGGAAAGATCGAACCTCGCTTTCGAAGCATGGCCGTGGAAAGAGAGTTTGTCCAGGCTACTGGCAGGGCGGAGACAACCGGGCTTACGGATCAACAGGCCTTCTACTCGGTTCTGTCAAAGAAGGAAAATAGGTATCTGGTACGTGATCTGTGTTGGACCCTGGCCATAGAAGGTGTGGCCGCCTATATCCTGTTGCCGAAGGACCCATTGGATTTCGATCGTCTGGTGGAATCCGTCAAGCCTCAACAGGATAAAGCGGGCATAGATGTCGTGGTCGGCTCAAAGGGACCAGTTGCTCTGCCAGAGATGTGCGCTGGGCTGCAGGTTCCCATAGTTGGGTTCGATCAGCTTTTCTCATTCAATAGAGAAGAGTTCATTAGGTCTATTCCACGTCCAGAATCGATTCCTGAAAAGCAGGAGGAGAAGTTCAGAGCTGCCGCCAATGAGCTGTTCGACAGGATCCTGCAGATGGCGGACAATACTGGAGCCACTGACGAGCACAGGGCGCTGAATTACCTGGCCGTTCGATATCCAGCAATCTATGCCAATGCCGCAGAGGAATTCGAGCGCAATTTCTCCCTGACAGGCGTAGAAGCCAGGCCATCGAGGCTAAGCGGAGAGCGAAAGATAGTCTCTGTGATCTTCTCCTACACTAACAGAGAGACAGATGTCACGGAAAAATTCTTCGTCCGCGTGGATGTGAGTGAGGAGTTTCCATTCATGGTCACCAAGATGGCGCCATACTACGACAGGTGA
- a CDS encoding DUF2178 domain-containing protein — translation MAIIVSMVALVGWFTAAGNALLVAISITAGVVLLYLCKSKIKEVVEDERDVKVSEKASKLAIEIFAATNILIGVVLIALRYRYSEYTNIGFTLAFSASSLMILYSLLYGYYNKKYGYEPPNEE, via the coding sequence ATGGCGATCATTGTATCCATGGTAGCTTTGGTTGGCTGGTTTACGGCTGCTGGAAATGCCCTTTTAGTGGCGATTTCTATAACAGCAGGTGTGGTTCTACTCTACTTATGCAAATCGAAAATCAAAGAGGTCGTAGAGGATGAGAGAGATGTTAAGGTAAGCGAAAAGGCATCCAAGCTGGCCATAGAGATCTTCGCTGCGACAAACATCTTGATAGGTGTTGTCTTGATTGCGCTCAGGTATAGATACTCAGAGTATACAAATATCGGCTTTACCCTGGCATTCTCTGCCTCCTCTTTGATGATATTATATTCGCTTCTGTATGGATATTACAACAAGAAATATGGATACGAGCCTCCAAATGAAGAATAG
- a CDS encoding ABC transporter substrate-binding protein, whose protein sequence is MFKLKSNKHLIALALSIGFLLAVSVINASSEGTEFPLTITDSAGRVVTLPEPVQGIIVLNTDAAEAVSALGASDLIVGLAEGIKEDYAFQGLKERPSIGTWSDIDFEKIGEIGSKRNGTGIIVLGFVYPGKPNGVEAVSKNLEPFSGIVALGLDFYKEENLSRELRLLGSILGREDRAEELIDWHDRHVAEVEQGAKNLDRPRVFIEGSSRGLGDITTFGGSSASGMLLEKAGGSNVMEEDEAYPKVEWEWVVSQDPEVIIKTDYLKSSDGLPGWSLTSSGDVKALEEMRNDILSRPGAQNISAVKNDRVYVVSAQTLFGLDNVAGLQRLAEILHPGIALEPEEAYGEYLDFMRLEEQSDRMFVFPAVD, encoded by the coding sequence GTGTTCAAATTGAAGAGTAATAAGCATCTAATAGCGTTGGCTTTGTCGATCGGATTTTTGCTGGCGGTCAGCGTCATCAATGCCAGCTCAGAGGGGACCGAATTTCCTTTGACAATAACAGATTCTGCGGGAAGGGTGGTGACCCTCCCCGAGCCCGTGCAGGGGATCATAGTTCTGAATACCGATGCAGCGGAAGCCGTATCTGCTCTAGGAGCCTCGGACCTGATTGTTGGATTGGCGGAGGGAATAAAAGAGGATTATGCATTTCAGGGACTGAAGGAAAGGCCATCGATTGGCACATGGAGCGATATAGACTTTGAGAAGATCGGAGAGATCGGCAGCAAGAGAAATGGCACAGGCATCATCGTCTTAGGATTTGTCTATCCTGGAAAGCCGAATGGAGTTGAGGCAGTTTCCAAGAACCTGGAGCCATTTAGCGGAATTGTCGCCCTGGGGCTGGACTTCTACAAAGAGGAGAACCTCAGCAGGGAGTTGAGGCTTTTAGGCTCGATACTTGGCCGGGAGGATCGAGCAGAAGAGCTAATCGACTGGCATGACCGGCATGTGGCAGAGGTTGAGCAGGGGGCAAAGAACCTGGACCGTCCAAGAGTCTTTATCGAGGGGAGCTCAAGGGGGCTTGGCGATATCACCACATTTGGAGGGAGTTCGGCCTCAGGAATGCTCCTGGAAAAGGCGGGAGGAAGCAATGTGATGGAGGAGGATGAAGCCTATCCCAAGGTGGAATGGGAGTGGGTTGTCTCTCAGGATCCCGAGGTCATTATCAAGACTGACTATCTCAAATCTTCCGATGGCCTGCCGGGATGGAGCCTGACATCCTCTGGCGATGTCAAAGCTCTGGAGGAGATGAGAAACGATATATTAAGCCGTCCCGGAGCCCAGAATATATCGGCGGTGAAGAACGATCGTGTCTATGTCGTATCCGCCCAAACCCTATTCGGCCTGGATAATGTTGCCGGCCTGCAGCGCCTGGCAGAGATCCTCCATCCCGGGATCGCTCTCGAGCCAGAAGAGGCCTATGGGGAGTATCTTGATTTCATGAGACTGGAGGAGCAGAGCGATAGAATGTTCGTCTTTCCGGCTGTTGATTAG
- a CDS encoding IS630 family transposase (programmed frameshift) produces MKKYIVTLTEEERKTLSDIASKGKQRSQKILNALILLGCDKGDYQTEHSTNEEMSRVLQISMRKIDRVKKRFVEGGLDAALDKRTGNRIYAKKTDGDFEAHLIALSCSEPPEGFARWSLRLLADKVVELNYIDSISHETVRRNFKKNEIKPWQQKGWVIPPDQNGSFVANMEMVLDVYKRPFDQLHPIICMDESPKQLISETRKPIPASPGRSAKYDYEYKRCGMANIFLACEPLAGKRMIKVTERRTALDWAGFIEEIAAQYEQAEKITLVMDNLNTHKAGSFYEKFPPEKAKALWDRFEFVHTPKHGSWLNIAEIELNVLWGQCLNRRIDDIETVRKEAVAWQDIRNNKNAKVNWQFATADARVKLSRLYPTLNS; encoded by the exons ATGAAGAAGTATATCGTTACGTTAACTGAAGAAGAACGCAAAACTCTCAGTGACATTGCATCAAAGGGAAAGCAGAGATCACAGAAAATTCTAAATGCATTGATTTTGCTGGGTTGCGACAAAGGCGATTACCAAACAGAACACTCGACCAATGAAGAAATGTCTCGTGTGCTTCAAATCAGCATGAGAAAGATCGATCGCGTGAAAAAGCGATTTGTCGAAGGAGGTCTCGATGCTGCACTTGATAAAAGGACAGGGAACCGCATCTATGCCAAGAAAACCGATGGGGATTTTGAAGCCCATTTGATTGCATTAAGCTGCAGCGAGCCGCCAGAAGGTTTCGCACGGTGGTCTTTAAGGCTACTGGCTGATAAAGTCGTTGAGCTCAACTATATTGACAGCATTTCCCATGAGACTGTGAGGCGAA ATTTTAAAAAAAACGAGATCAAGCCTTGGCAACAAAAGGGATGGGTGATTCCACCAGATCAAAACGGTAGCTTTGTCGCGAACATGGAAATGGTGTTAGACGTATATAAGCGACCCTTTGATCAGCTTCATCCAATCATATGCATGGATGAGTCTCCAAAGCAACTGATATCTGAAACAAGAAAACCAATTCCTGCCTCGCCCGGACGGTCTGCCAAATATGATTATGAATACAAACGCTGCGGTATGGCCAATATCTTTCTTGCCTGCGAGCCATTGGCGGGGAAGCGCATGATAAAGGTCACTGAAAGAAGGACTGCGTTGGACTGGGCTGGCTTTATAGAAGAGATCGCTGCTCAATATGAACAAGCAGAAAAAATAACATTAGTTATGGATAACCTCAACACCCATAAAGCAGGATCATTTTATGAGAAGTTTCCGCCAGAAAAAGCAAAGGCGTTATGGGATAGGTTTGAGTTCGTGCACACTCCAAAACATGGCAGCTGGCTGAACATAGCTGAAATAGAACTAAATGTGCTTTGGGGACAATGTCTGAACAGAAGAATCGACGATATTGAAACTGTTAGGAAAGAAGCAGTGGCATGGCAAGATATCAGAAATAACAAAAATGCAAAGGTAAATTGGCAATTCGCTACTGCCGATGCCAGAGTTAAGCTTTCTCGTCTTTATCCGACGTTAAATAGTTGA
- a CDS encoding nucleoside recognition protein, protein MLHLLAESLVATASTMSIVFIMLFLTGLMNELGLFYKISYLAKPLISFSHLPAVSASTFVVSLGSALAANTMIARMKDEGSLTERQAFFCAIMNSVPVYFRELFTYHLAFVVPVLGLFAGGIYAIVALSTGIIKLFIVVILGRAYLPEGSDASKDADIPENKTTIFQAVLRSLHGQGRLFLRISSLFFIMTFLVLYLSEKGILQSINALPIAQIFRVPPETIVPLTIYVASPKAGITLLGPMISNGSISEVKALIVLMLGSMFMLPFYSIRSLMPNYTSVFGVRLGLSLVVISTGISVLVRLLVLIVLMVLAG, encoded by the coding sequence ATGCTCCATCTATTAGCTGAATCACTGGTCGCCACCGCCAGCACCATGTCAATAGTATTCATAATGCTATTCCTAACTGGCCTGATGAATGAGCTGGGCTTATTCTACAAGATCTCTTATCTGGCAAAACCTTTGATATCGTTCTCCCATCTTCCTGCTGTCTCTGCATCCACATTTGTGGTGAGCCTGGGGTCGGCCCTGGCCGCGAACACAATGATCGCCCGGATGAAAGATGAGGGCAGTCTGACTGAGCGTCAGGCATTTTTTTGTGCCATCATGAACAGCGTTCCCGTCTACTTTCGAGAGCTGTTCACATATCATCTGGCCTTTGTTGTCCCGGTGCTGGGGCTGTTTGCAGGAGGGATTTATGCCATTGTTGCTCTATCCACAGGGATCATCAAGCTCTTTATAGTGGTGATCCTGGGGAGGGCCTATCTCCCTGAAGGCTCTGATGCTTCGAAAGATGCGGATATTCCCGAAAATAAAACGACCATCTTCCAGGCTGTTTTGAGATCCCTGCATGGACAGGGACGGCTGTTTTTGCGTATATCATCCCTGTTTTTCATAATGACCTTTCTCGTTTTATACCTGAGCGAGAAGGGAATCCTCCAGTCGATCAATGCCCTTCCCATCGCCCAGATCTTCAGAGTGCCACCGGAGACTATAGTCCCTCTGACCATCTATGTGGCCAGCCCCAAGGCGGGCATCACCCTTTTGGGGCCGATGATCAGCAACGGCAGCATAAGCGAGGTAAAGGCACTGATAGTCCTGATGCTGGGCAGCATGTTCATGCTTCCCTTCTACTCCATCCGCTCGCTCATGCCCAATTATACCTCAGTCTTTGGAGTGAGGTTGGGGTTGTCGCTGGTTGTAATATCCACGGGGATCAGCGTGCTGGTCCGGCTGCTGGTCTTGATCGTATTGATGGTACTGGCTGGATAA
- a CDS encoding ABC transporter substrate-binding protein encodes MKRSSEFVMLLIALCASSCAICSSSLAFSYTLNIFGNANMDDAINESDIAYLEDVIAGRSPATELSDANLDGIVDGKDIEQVERLIDGTGEQLTLKAYTIYEELMNVTIPMPVERIVVLNLACAESVRGIKAQDKIVGVGSSLVEGANRDFFPEMIDLPTVGKWSEPDIEAIISLNPDIVIADLRTPDPEKLEDKLEGTGITVVRMGFTYPDYSSSEIMALGYILDRKDDARELNSFAGKYSDLIEERLSSIAESERPRVYPIYYTSADLWKTGSNGSIVDMLCGLAGGENIAHDLTGGTGGMYPTVDPEWVVGENPQIIFTWSSPGGYSLANDSAMRELWTKIVQAPELSRVDAAKDERVHLMTTEITSRPRWFVGLSYLAKWFYPEKFLDLDPEAIHKEYLERFQGLEYQGIFVYP; translated from the coding sequence ATGAAAAGATCATCTGAGTTTGTAATGCTGCTGATAGCGTTATGTGCCAGCTCATGCGCAATATGCTCTTCTTCGCTGGCTTTCAGCTATACCCTGAATATATTTGGCAACGCCAATATGGATGATGCCATCAATGAGTCTGATATCGCTTATCTGGAGGACGTGATAGCCGGCAGGAGCCCAGCAACGGAGCTATCTGATGCCAATCTCGATGGTATTGTGGATGGGAAGGATATCGAGCAGGTAGAGAGGCTGATTGATGGGACTGGAGAGCAGCTCACCCTCAAGGCCTACACCATATACGAAGAATTGATGAATGTCACCATTCCCATGCCGGTGGAGAGGATTGTGGTTCTCAACCTGGCCTGTGCAGAGTCGGTTCGAGGCATAAAGGCGCAGGATAAGATCGTGGGCGTCGGCTCATCCCTGGTGGAGGGAGCGAACAGGGATTTCTTCCCAGAGATGATCGACCTTCCCACGGTGGGAAAATGGAGCGAGCCGGATATCGAGGCCATCATCAGCCTCAATCCCGATATCGTGATTGCTGATTTGAGGACACCGGATCCAGAGAAGCTGGAAGACAAATTAGAAGGCACAGGCATTACAGTGGTTCGCATGGGCTTTACCTATCCCGACTACTCTTCGTCGGAGATCATGGCCCTGGGCTATATCCTGGACCGGAAAGATGATGCCCGAGAGCTGAACAGTTTCGCGGGAAAATACTCAGACCTCATCGAGGAACGGTTATCATCGATCGCTGAGAGTGAAAGGCCCCGGGTCTATCCCATATACTATACTTCGGCCGATCTGTGGAAGACGGGATCCAACGGCTCCATCGTGGATATGCTCTGCGGCCTTGCCGGGGGCGAGAATATCGCCCATGATCTGACCGGAGGAACAGGCGGGATGTATCCCACTGTGGACCCGGAATGGGTGGTAGGAGAGAATCCCCAGATAATCTTCACCTGGAGCTCTCCTGGAGGCTACAGCCTGGCCAATGACAGTGCCATGAGAGAGCTATGGACGAAGATCGTCCAGGCTCCTGAGCTATCACGGGTGGATGCAGCAAAGGACGAGCGGGTGCATCTCATGACCACAGAGATCACCAGCCGGCCAAGGTGGTTTGTGGGCCTTTCATATCTGGCCAAGTGGTTTTATCCGGAGAAGTTCCTGGATTTGGATCCAGAGGCCATACACAAAGAATATCTGGAGAGGTTCCAGGGGCTAGAATATCAGGGGATCTTTGTATATCCATAG
- a CDS encoding IS110 family RNA-guided transposase translates to MELQRNKVCGIDVHKRFLIATILCRDGKKDTQRFSVTLEDLLKFRDWVIENGCEQVAIESTGIYWHPVHSVLEGKIDLIVANSYKIKHTPGRKTDVSDSEWIAELCLNGMIEPSRIFPKDDRELRRLTRAREGYVKQMTQEKNKIHQSLDSACIKLASVISDIFGKSGMYLLNCVLEGREIDDIIDGIPSGRLKKKADQIKESIKSRLDVSQVILIRGSLSLMKSIQERIDELDGEISARIQYRKNDLAIAMSIPGTGFVSATAILAEIGNYTDFEKPEQLAAWCGLVPSLYQSAEKTILGGITKQGSKHIRRMLIQVAYAISRTKDSKLKKFFLRIQAKKGSKVAAVALARKVLCILHHLLINQEMYLEDRDKKNMHHKPLIPPSPIEMSIQEMIDYIVRAGYVVTKSDSIGGFG, encoded by the coding sequence ATGGAACTGCAGAGGAATAAAGTTTGTGGCATTGACGTGCACAAACGATTTCTGATAGCAACAATCCTTTGCCGAGACGGGAAGAAGGATACTCAACGCTTTAGCGTTACCCTGGAAGATCTCTTAAAATTTAGAGATTGGGTTATCGAAAATGGATGTGAACAGGTTGCCATAGAATCAACTGGAATCTATTGGCATCCTGTTCACTCTGTTCTTGAGGGAAAGATCGACTTGATTGTGGCGAATTCCTACAAAATTAAGCACACGCCAGGAAGAAAGACTGATGTCAGCGATTCCGAATGGATTGCTGAACTTTGTCTCAACGGCATGATTGAGCCTTCCAGGATTTTTCCTAAAGATGATCGAGAGTTAAGAAGGCTAACCAGAGCCAGAGAGGGTTACGTCAAGCAGATGACTCAGGAAAAGAACAAGATACACCAATCTCTCGATTCTGCATGCATCAAGTTGGCCTCAGTTATCTCTGATATTTTTGGCAAGTCCGGGATGTACCTCTTGAATTGCGTTCTAGAAGGAAGAGAGATTGATGATATAATTGACGGCATTCCATCTGGACGACTTAAGAAAAAGGCGGATCAAATTAAAGAGTCTATCAAGAGTCGTCTGGATGTCTCTCAGGTCATTTTGATTAGGGGCTCTCTGAGCTTGATGAAATCCATCCAGGAGAGGATAGATGAGCTGGATGGGGAGATTAGCGCCAGAATTCAATATCGTAAGAATGATTTAGCCATTGCAATGTCTATACCTGGGACAGGTTTTGTTTCTGCTACTGCCATTCTGGCGGAAATTGGCAACTATACTGATTTCGAAAAGCCAGAGCAGCTTGCCGCATGGTGTGGCCTTGTTCCTTCTTTATATCAGTCAGCAGAAAAGACAATCCTTGGAGGGATAACCAAACAAGGCTCCAAGCATATCCGAAGAATGCTGATTCAGGTCGCCTATGCCATATCGAGAACCAAGGATTCCAAGCTGAAGAAATTCTTCTTGAGGATTCAAGCCAAGAAGGGATCTAAAGTAGCAGCGGTTGCTCTGGCAAGAAAGGTCCTATGCATTCTTCACCATCTTCTCATAAATCAAGAAATGTATCTTGAAGACAGAGATAAGAAGAATATGCATCATAAGCCCTTAATACCGCCGTCTCCTATTGAGATGTCGATCCAAGAGATGATTGACTACATCGTGCGGGCAGGTTATGTTGTTACGAAGAGCGATAGCATAGGAGGGTTCGGTTAA
- a CDS encoding ABC transporter substrate-binding protein encodes MLGAEERVVGVDSEGSSGTLGKYPTYFPQFIQTASIGNRNDCDVEAILKLQPDAIIIGTKTGCPYLEEKLRGSDIDVVYLETWSKGTPSLFTLACMLDEVDRALEYQEWKDGYLDMVAERVATIPEGERVKVFVDRPGNTTVVRGSGYSEAIELAGGINIAADLADSLRVDAGISSKNTLPPVETEWVLEQNPDAIIGLSWNGGYEVDDESVLKERYDEIMGTAGFGETNAGKNGRIYVTYFINTLGAGDHIGVLYFAKWLYPDLFGDLDPEQVHQEYIDRFQNVDYDLKEHGAFVYPPMS; translated from the coding sequence ATCCTGGGTGCAGAAGAGCGGGTAGTCGGGGTGGATTCAGAGGGAAGCTCCGGTACCCTTGGAAAGTATCCCACCTACTTCCCCCAGTTCATCCAGACCGCTTCCATCGGCAACAGAAACGATTGCGATGTGGAGGCAATCCTGAAGCTCCAACCGGATGCAATAATCATCGGCACAAAGACCGGCTGCCCTTATCTTGAGGAGAAACTCAGGGGGTCGGACATAGATGTGGTCTATCTGGAGACCTGGAGCAAAGGGACGCCATCTCTTTTCACCCTCGCCTGTATGCTGGATGAGGTGGATAGAGCATTGGAGTATCAGGAATGGAAGGATGGATATCTGGATATGGTTGCTGAGAGGGTAGCTACTATTCCAGAGGGCGAGAGGGTGAAGGTCTTCGTTGACCGGCCGGGTAATACCACAGTCGTCCGGGGAAGCGGCTACTCTGAGGCGATAGAGCTTGCCGGGGGAATAAACATTGCTGCGGACCTGGCCGATAGCCTCCGGGTGGATGCTGGCATCTCCTCAAAGAACACCCTGCCCCCAGTGGAGACCGAATGGGTGCTGGAACAGAATCCGGATGCGATCATTGGACTGTCCTGGAATGGTGGCTATGAGGTCGATGATGAATCCGTTCTGAAGGAGCGCTATGATGAGATCATGGGAACAGCTGGATTCGGCGAGACCAATGCAGGAAAGAATGGCAGAATCTATGTGACCTATTTCATAAACACCCTGGGAGCAGGAGATCATATTGGCGTCCTGTACTTTGCCAAGTGGCTTTATCCCGACCTATTCGGGGACCTCGATCCAGAACAGGTGCATCAGGAATATATCGATCGGTTCCAGAACGTGGACTATGATCTAAAGGAGCATGGGGCATTCGTTTATCCTCCGATGAGTTAG
- a CDS encoding right-handed parallel beta-helix repeat-containing protein, translating into MIKKIGLLISLFATIGLVMGIDILEFKIDHMAVPSASEYINISSNADLTKYEGSGTVEDPYIIRDIVIINHTGNGIVISNTNAHILIKNCTIENPNGKYNRRFSKGVYIKNAKNIQINDCRLNGCEIFLENAETCQIKRSSAPITVSNESRSSGLSNLKSQLKSQDCLIEGCKIDNGGLAFFEATNFIIKDCYLENGPIIMEHPINFTFSNVTLLNSSLDIFSPSNVSFTGVNLIEPKINLMFGLDGYPLEIKNSTVNGLNIYYYKNKHGIKIRNLKAGYIWLANCTKAELNKTESLGIFLLRSNNSVIENSKVNDVGHGILLSLSENCIMENVSLPNSRKGITIGYGSDNTTLNQSFIKSETIGVDIYSNRNKITNNLITDSYIGISLFGSNSTIMQNTLINNSIGIDAKVSNSIEHNNLSYNLIDVKRDGIGMNNHIGLEDNIS; encoded by the coding sequence TTGATTAAAAAGATAGGATTACTTATCAGCCTGTTCGCCACTATAGGGCTTGTGATGGGAATTGACATCTTGGAATTTAAAATTGACCATATGGCCGTTCCATCAGCTAGCGAGTACATAAATATCTCAAGCAATGCCGATTTGACAAAGTACGAAGGAAGCGGCACTGTCGAAGATCCGTATATTATAAGAGACATAGTTATTATAAATCATACAGGAAATGGTATTGTAATTAGCAATACGAATGCACATATATTGATAAAAAATTGTACTATAGAAAATCCAAATGGAAAATATAATCGTAGGTTTTCAAAGGGAGTTTATATCAAGAATGCTAAAAATATACAAATTAACGATTGTAGATTAAATGGCTGTGAGATATTTTTAGAAAATGCAGAAACGTGCCAAATTAAAAGATCTTCTGCGCCTATTACGGTAAGTAATGAATCTAGATCGTCGGGTTTATCAAATCTAAAATCACAATTAAAATCACAAGATTGCCTAATTGAAGGATGCAAGATAGATAATGGTGGTTTAGCTTTTTTCGAGGCGACTAATTTTATTATAAAGGATTGTTATTTAGAAAATGGACCCATTATAATGGAGCATCCAATAAACTTCACATTCTCTAATGTTACTCTATTGAATAGTAGTCTGGATATCTTCTCGCCTTCCAATGTTAGCTTTACGGGCGTCAATCTCATTGAACCGAAGATTAACCTAATGTTTGGTTTAGATGGATACCCCTTAGAGATAAAAAATAGCACAGTGAATGGATTAAATATATACTATTACAAAAATAAACATGGTATAAAGATTAGGAACCTTAAGGCAGGATATATATGGCTTGCCAATTGTACCAAGGCCGAGTTAAACAAGACTGAGTCTCTTGGAATATTTTTACTAAGATCTAATAATTCTGTAATAGAGAATTCAAAGGTCAATGATGTCGGCCATGGAATCCTGTTATCGTTATCTGAGAATTGTATCATGGAAAACGTAAGTTTGCCTAACTCGAGAAAGGGCATAACAATAGGCTACGGCAGTGACAATACTACATTAAACCAGAGCTTCATAAAGAGTGAAACCATAGGAGTTGACATATACTCCAATAGGAATAAAATTACCAATAACTTAATCACAGATTCTTATATCGGCATCAGTCTTTTTGGGTCAAATAGTACTATCATGCAAAACACCTTGATTAATAACAGTATTGGTATTGATGCTAAAGTTAGTAATAGCATAGAGCATAACAATTTATCTTATAATCTTATCGATGTAAAACGGGATGGAATAGGCATGAATAATCACATAGGGCTTGAAGATAATATCTCATGA